The Sphingomonas naphthae nucleotide sequence GATGCATTCGTAATCGCGGTCATGCGCCTCGCGCGCGCCCGAATGGACCACGCCGTTGGTCGAAACGCCCGACAGGATCACCCGCTCGATCCCGTTGACGCGCAGGATCGGCTCCAGCGACGTGCCGTAGAACGGGCTGACGCGATGCTTGACGATGTCGAAGTCGCCCTCCTCCGGGGCGATCGAGGCATGAACTTCGGTGCCCCAGGTGCCGAGCTTGAAGATGCCGTTGTTCCGCGCGCCCGAGAAGATCGGCGAGGCGGGCGGGCATTCGCGATAGTCGGATGAGAAGCCGACGCGGACGTAGCCGATCCTCACCCCCGCCGCGCGGGCCGCCGCGATCGCCTTAGCGGTGTTCGGGAGCACGTTGCGCTCCCTGACCTGAACCCCATAGGTCTTGGCGTTGAAGCCGTTTTCGTCGACCAGGTCGTTCATCATGTCCATGGCGAGGAACAGGGATTTCTTCATGGGCTTGAACTCTCCATCAGATGTTTGGCCGAAAATTTCGCGGGCGGCTCGCCGGGGTCGGCGGCCTGCACCGAGGCGCGCAATTCCATCCAGCCGGCCTCGATATGCTGGCGGGTCGCCAGCATCACCGCCGCCACGTCCGACGCGATGAACGCGCGGAGCAATTCCTCATGCTCCTCCGCCGCCCGGCTCACCCGGCCCTTGAGGCGGTTGATGAGGTCGAACGGATAGCGCGCCCACAATATCTGCACGAAATGCAGCGTCTGCGGCATGCGCGCGATCTCGTACATGCGGTGGTGGAAACGGTAGTTGGCCGCCCGCGCCGTCTCGTTGTCGCCCGCGTCGAAGGCATGTTCGAACTCGGCGGCCAGCACGCGCAATTCCTCGATATCCTTGCCCGTCGCCCGCTCGACCGATCCGCGCACCAGTTGCGTCTCGAGCAGGATGCGCAGGTTCAGCGTCTCGCTGGAGGCGCTGATGTCGAACGGCGCCACGGTCGCCCCGCGATAGGAATCG carries:
- a CDS encoding cysteine hydrolase encodes the protein MKKSLFLAMDMMNDLVDENGFNAKTYGVQVRERNVLPNTAKAIAAARAAGVRIGYVRVGFSSDYRECPPASPIFSGARNNGIFKLGTWGTEVHASIAPEEGDFDIVKHRVSPFYGTSLEPILRVNGIERVILSGVSTNGVVHSGAREAHDRDYECIILEDCCAGVTPDEHMHAIACLGRFAKIVNSAEFDFAA
- a CDS encoding GntR family transcriptional regulator, translating into MDYRTKEEQVADYLREGIIAGRFPRGTRLKQQEIATLLQTSITPVREALKLLVAEGYVTGDSYRGATVAPFDISASSETLNLRILLETQLVRGSVERATGKDIEELRVLAAEFEHAFDAGDNETARAANYRFHHRMYEIARMPQTLHFVQILWARYPFDLINRLKGRVSRAAEEHEELLRAFIASDVAAVMLATRQHIEAGWMELRASVQAADPGEPPAKFSAKHLMESSSP